AAAAAGGATTCTAtggtcaaataaataattttctttatacaggAATTCTCATAAACCATACTATGTTAATCATGGTTGTACAAGAGGAGGTAGACAATGAGCAGAATTATATGCATTTAAACTTTtgcaaattaaaagtaaacaagATTGACTTGGAGAAAAATAAGATTGACTTGGAAAAGTTGCTGCAGTAAACTCAGAGTGTGATTCTGGTGTTTAAAAATACGTTAAAATAAGTTTCTTATTGTATACAGCCCCTAAATGCTAATGAATTGTGTCACCTAACACACTAAAGAAAAAGCAATCTTAAACAATGCTGGAGAAAAATATGACTGTAGCAGACTATGTTTATGCTATTTTATTGGCAGCAAAGGAATTTTCAAGGGCTAccttgtatatatataattttttccttccaCAATTATTTTAGAACctaaccaccaaaaaaaaaaaatcttttttgaacACAGATCTCTTTTCTAGAAAcatctcacagaattaatgtTCCACAGAACACACTTGGGAAAACTCTGATTTGCTGTaaaagccaacattcaaattgaaCATTCACTATCAATTCTTAGTAGCATGCTGAAACTGTAAAGTGAATTACATCTCATATATGTgctttcaataatttaaaaaaataaagcttactACTGCCAAGATGTATTTAGTAGAATTATACTGGGAAACATTACCTCAAATTAAGAATTACAAGATTGAATAGACTCAAAGAAAAGTCATAGCACAGATTAAGGAGAAAAGGTAACATTGTCAAAAggatataacatattatatattcagggcatctttataattaaaacagtTAACTCTACCAGCTATAAAACACTCTTTTTAATCCAACCAATGAAATTAAGCAGTCAACATACTAAAATAGTACCTTaaagacttcatttttttctatttctagagcCATAACTTAAATTTCTGATTTAAGTTCTTAATACAATGCCTGTCCCTAAACGCCACTCCTCCTAAATCACAACTATAATCAAATTACTCCCCTAATTCAAAGCATTCAATGGCTTCACATTGTACATTAAGTCTGACtcattaaaaatagtatttaggctgggcatggtggctcacgcctgtaatcccagcactttgagaggcgggcagatcacgagatcaggagatccagaacaTCCTGGctgatacggtgaaaccctgtctctactaaaaacacaaaaaaattagccgggcatggtggggcgcctgtagtcccagctacttgggaagctgagggaggagaatcgcttgaaactgggagacagagattgcagtgagccaagatcgtgccactgcactccaacctaggcgacaaagcaagactctatctcaaaaaaaaaaaaaaatgtatttaatgtaattCATAATCTGGTACCAACCATCACCCAAATTTATATCCTTCAGTTCACTTTCAActactctttaacaaaaattttgaGACTAGCATGATTTGGGCACCAAGTGAGGTTCCAAAATACTCTGTTtcactggttctcaaactttagcatgcatcagaatctctAGCGGGTTATTAAAAGAGATTGCTGACCCCACCCCCAGGGTTTCTAATTCAGTTGGAATTggatttacatttctaacaagctctcaagTGATGCCGATGCGGCAGGTCAGGACCCATACTTGGAAAACCATTGCTCTACTCCAAAGGCCACAAACTGGAAGCCCAATGGCTCAATGAGGCCCACTCACATGTTGTCtgtataatgttttaaaagcattttgtgttatttgcaaacatttttaaattggaaaattctgcattaaaaatacagatttctggttTATTCCCACATGTGAAAATTCTGCTGGAGCTAAACAGCAGCTGCCCTACCTAGTCCAGGGAGATGTCCTTCCTAGTCCAGGATACCACAGCCCAAACTGACTCTCTCTACATTCACTTAAAATTACTGGCTCACCACCGCATTTGTGCTTATACACTCAATCCACTTTTTCCCATTCCTCTTTTTTCCAGCTTCTCACTCTGGCTTCAAACATCCATGGTCCCCTTCACTGCTGAAATTCCACCCACTCCATTCTAAAACTTGGCTTAAAAATCTTTTCTCAACAAAGCCCcagcaaaaaatagaaattcttaagTAACATACATATTAgagatttaatataaatttaatatgtatGCTTTAAGAATTGAGGTTTTATTTCCACGAATACTAAAATAACaatacttattaaaaaataaaattttaattttattcattctgaTTTTTACCATGAAAGAAATTTTTTCCAGAACAggacatttaaaatgaattaagacaTGTCTTTAAATCACACAGCCAAAATATATAATAGCTTCAGTGGAATACCTTATCTATTTTGCTGGAACAAAAATAGAGAGAGAATGGGGTAATTGATATAATTATCCTGATTTCACAACCTAACAATCTTTAAAGGCAATTTTAATGAAACAAATGCTTCTAATATTTAAATCTAGAGAATATTTTTAGTGGATATTTACTTCTATCGAATAGAGGGAAGGAAATTACACAAAGAAAAACTGAGTGCTGGTCTCTGCTCTGCCATAAATAGCTTTGTTACCCTAAGTAAGTCATTGAGTTCTCCCTGGACCTGTTTCATTACCCCTAAACTGCAGAGATGGAAAAAAgtgttctccaaatattttccatctctaaaaTCCTAGGATTTACTCCTTCAAaagataaaagcataaaaaccaATGTCATACAGACAAGCTTCTTGGTATTAGGTTAGTATAGCTCCTAAATTAGACTGACTTAAAAATCTCTAATTATAGCTTTCAAAGTTCtaactaaaaatgttaaaaaaaaaaaaaaaagactcagaactTTGAAAGaatatgtgtttgtttatgtatttgtgtatatctTAGTGATCAGAATAAAACATCTTTTGTAAGGTCAACAATTAAacgtaggggaaaaaaaaaagaagacaataaaaactataacCATGCCAACCAACCAGTAAATTTtaatatctcaaaagaaaataattagaaaattatatCAAAAAAGTTTTTCCATAATAGAGATTAACATTTTTCAAGAACGTGCATTTTGTTTCAGGATATTCCCAAATTAAAGTAATTTGGCCAAAATCAAAATTATCAAATTGcaagattgaaaaaaaaacttaaagactGTTATATTCAGGTAGATCATGCCGTAAGCGAATTGCTTTCAGCTTCTCCACTTCAATTTTTGCTCTTAGTAGCTCTTCCTCTAGCTGCTGCCTTCTTTTCAATCCATCCCTCTTCTCCTGAACATACAATCcaaaatttttttgattttctaaaattatctgATGCTCCTCTTTCAACATTTGCAGGATCTGAGGATCATACCCTAATAGTGACCTAAAGTGTTCACCACTCTCATGCCGAAAAAAATCATCTCTCCTTGGAATAGAAGATGGAGACGATGTCATTCTCATATCAACAGAGGAAAGTGAAGGCGACAAGGATCTTTCCATAACATGTACTAATTCATGTTCTTCTCTTTGCTCTAAAGTATCACTCTGTTGAGAATTTAAAACCAGTGGAGGAGGTGGTTTAATGTCTTCTTCTTGCTTCACCTCCACTGTAATAGCAACAGGATGGTGATCCAACATTACCTGTAGTGAACTGGTACCAGCCTGTGCCTCCTCATCCAAGTTTGCACTATAGCACACAAAAAAGCATTATAATAtgtaaatcaaatgaaaaaagagtatatttatagcataattttatatttaatatacattaaacTGTGAAGCTTTAAAACTATaaagttacaaaacaaaaaaaaatcttaacacttGAAATACATTAAAGTGACTAAGATTGGGATTTCAATAATATATACTTAAAGATCTCCCCCATCCTTAACtttaaaattgtacttttaaGGGGCAGGAAATTACAAATATTATAGAAGGCcaatgaagaaaacaacaaagaaaagtcagTTTTAATGTTGTCAAACAGACCTCAATCTTTCCCACAACCCTAAGGTTTTCAAATGGTGTAAAGAGCCATTTAATGCATTCTCAGTCTTATTATCCCCATACCTTAGCCCTAGACTTCCTGCTTCTGCTCTCCTGGACTGATCTTAAAACCACCAAGGCCCATAACTTTTAAGAGGACAGTGAAAGGCCACCTATGGGAGGTACTATTTCTGCATCTgcccaaaaaataaaacataaagattgTATATGGCTTAGGGATATGCTCAACTACTGGAGGTTATCCTTTCTTATTTCAGATGCTTTTATCTGCTAGGAAAAACTTCCCTTTTACCTATCCTGAACCGCATGACTCAATTGCTCTTTAAGTCTTTCAATCACTGGTCAGGTAAAGTTCACAAGAGCAACGGTTTTAATCCACAACTGCATACTCAGTACCTAGTAGGTACTGTACTTAGAACCTAGGAGGTGCTCATTATGTGTTGAATGActgaaaagaacaaactaaatgatttttttaatgaaacatttttaatggcCTATACAGATATATTAAAGGTTTATTAAATTTACACATAATTTCCACCAACTATGCATTCCTAACGGAGACAACTACAGCTTTAGCATAATTTAAACTTTAATATAACAAGTTATGATATTATAAATGCAATAAaccttaaaattatgttttctaaacataattttatgtataacGTGAAGCTGTGAATTAAGAATATCTGCtccttgaggtttttttttttaatttatgcttctgcctaatttaaaaataaaagttataaagggAAATTAGATTATTGAAcattaatggaaatattttatttaatattatttagagaagattttacatataagaaacataattaaaatacattctaCATGGATGATTAAAATGCTGGAACAAGTTCAAGTAGAATGCATAGAAAAAGATTAAAACTACTCATACATTACTTATTAATGGCATTAAATTGCCAGAAATATCAGATATTTATCTAAGAGACAAAATGAAACATATACATAGTATGTAATAAAAAAACTATTTGTAGattatataaattcatttttgttcttGTCTCTGTGTCATTTGAtgatttccaaaaacaaaacaattaattataaatgtaattcaAAGTAGCAAGCTCTGCTTCTATTAATAGCTCTGCTAAAACCTGGAATGGGAAAAGGTTAAAATTGCAtatgaaaattaagtttttaaaatcacataattaCTATTTCAAATTAGTATGTAAAATAAGAGTATAAACATAGACATTATACTcccaagtaaattaaaaatacgCCTTATATCTGgaacattccattccattttagcTAAAACATTACAACTAAGGCATAACAAtgtaaaaagggagaaaaaaagctttagagcaggtcACAAAAATGACAGAGAAGGACTTGAGAATCAGAACTTTGAAGATCAgtttacaaaaacacaaaataaaaactgatattaggaagaagtaaaaataaagacataagtCAATGTGAGTTACCGAAATAAATAGCCTTACAAAacaggtatatatttttaagtattttaaacaaagcaaacacttgtattttccttattaaaaaggaagagtttgGTAAGATTAACAGGCATATTTATGTAGAAGTATAGTTAAGattatagaataattataaaCTTCTGAGATTATTAAGATTCAAGGATGATGTCAATCAAATAAATATAAGCACATTAAATATATAGATTAAAGAAAGCTAACACAGATAAAATGTCAATGTAGACACAATAACACAAGAATTTAAGAGGGATGTTTCTCATATTCTTCCCTTTAAAATCTAACAAATTGGTATTATTTAAGTCATAGGTATAGAAACGCACAAATCAATTCATTTTTATCAGAGAAATGTTGATATCCcaaaagatttttttgtgtgtgaatattgtaaacatacacacacaaatggtcAAAATGTAACCAGatacttgtatatttttatagtttcttttctgtactcactgtattttgaaaatatgcaacTAACTAAAATTACAGTTTCTACATGtagttttcaaattataaaaacctATACCTACTAACCAAAGGGTACAGTTTTATACCTGCAATgcaaaaaacatttttctccatGGTCCAAGGGGGAGAAAATTCTGCATAAGTAGCACTGTATAAAACAATTTTACTGTGTACTTTTCTGGATATCCAGCTATTGGGATTTCATCATTTGTCATCACAGTGAACATTTTAACCAGTGGCCCCAAGAATTAATCCACTGTGCATTCATGTCCTGGATTCCCACTGGTGGTATTTTTTTACTGTGCTATCCAGTAGAAATAAGTAGTATCTGCTAAGAAGCTAGGCTCAAAAATACTTTCCTAGTAAATTACCAAAATAACATATGCATTTGGCTACAAagtggtttttttctgtttctctcctaaTTTCAAAGGGATTTCACAGTAATCAATAATTTGCTTATATAATGCCTCTTCCACCAATAGAAAAGCACATTGTGTAAAGCTTTGTGTGAAAGGCTCCTCAAACTAACAAGGAGTTTACAATTTGTTTAAATTACTCTAAATGGTTCAGAATAAGAATGTAGctgccatttttatattttgccagAGGTTACAATCTGAATTAGTGACAAGATAATACTTTTGAAAATTCCAAGGCAAATAGTTACATAGAACACAAGTTTAACCAAAAAATTGTTTCTAACTCTAAAATAACCCAGTTGCTCTTAggggtattttaaaattcataatttgaTATCCTTGCAAAGCAGTAAGAGAAAGCTTACTCTTTCCTATATGATCCAAGATCAAAGTGAAACTAGACCattaaggaataaaaacaaaaaaaaaacttttaattttattaagtaaACTGCATCCCTAATTAGGCATTAACTCCCTTTAGTTGCgttcatctttattttaaatgtgttagaaaaataatttaaactgtcTTCATATACACAATCCTGCCATTAACAAGTTTACTTATTGATTTTAGTTATATTTGTTAATTAACACATATTCAGTAAGTGTAGACAATGACAATTCATAAAAAAGCAAAGGTTCCATTTCTCTAGAAACTGCTAActctatataaattttacataaaattgaaaattccAGTGAAATgcaatattaaaagagaaaaaaagtatctCTCAGAAGCAaactaaataatttaattttaaagcttCAAAAGTTTATGAAGTGATGTCACAAATTTCATCCCACTTATTCCTCCCTAACCTTTACTTTTAGAAACTacaggagggaagggggaggggaagacAGTAAAAAGTAGCTTAAATGCAACAGAAAAATTCCTCATAgcctcacttttctctttttaaaaaatgcaaaacaaagacACTATTCATTGCTCCCGTTGTGGGGATGCTTATTATGCATATCTCTATCACGACTAAGCCAAAGCCCAATAGATAGGAGGCGCCATAATTTtccataacaaaacaaaataaagcttaCCTTTGTATGTGGTTCCTGTCTCTTaccaggcaaaaactggaaatctGGGGAATCATCTCCATAACTTTCTTGGTTGGCTCAgaaatattgcttttaaaatctgATTGGGTATCTTTTTGCTGCAATAGCTCCTGTTTGGCATATTCTTTGAGCCTTTTGTAAAGGGTGCGTAGGCCCTGTGCTGTTCGAGGAGGGCGGTCTACTCCAATTGCATTATAGTTAACTGCTATGATATCCCAACATCTATTCTTTTCCACTATTACTGAATGTTTATTAGTGTGTTCTTCGAGAATTTTCACATATGGCTTCACAAGCTTTAGCAAATCAAGCTTTTCGGATAAGGTAAAATTGGAAGATCTAGCCTTTCCTACCATTGTTCTTTTCAAATTAAGTAGGCAGTTTCTGAAACCACCATGCAGCCTTCAGCTCTGCTCAGCTCTtttcacaaacagaaaaagatCAGGCTTAACTAGGCTAGCCTCATTTAGGCCCACGCCTACAGGGGAGGGTTTATTAAAATTCCTCCAGCTTAAGCTGACGCAGGTTCAGGAAATCTGCTTAAGCCAAGCCTGACCTACATAAAGCTTCTCactgaagaagacaggaaggcaCAAGCAAAACACACTTGTGTATAAAGGGAACAGCTCGAGACAGGATTTAATACACAAAGGTCTAGAGATAAGCATGGAACACAGCTAAAAATTAGCTAATTTAGTGAGAATATCAAATTTCACACGTATGCCTAGCTGACAGACTGAACTGCATTGCAGTAtcactttaataaaaacaaaagaggaacTGTTTTGTGCTATTTGTTTGCAAATCCAGTAGACAGAAAACTAAAAGATATGAGTGGTGAATGCAGTAATTCCTAACAGAGCCTCTCATCACTGTTTCTGAGCTGAGTGTTCTCCCTTACAAAATCTGCATAATGCTGGACCTGCTGTCAATCAGGAATTGCATATCCCCTAGCTAGTTAGGTTACACCCAGACCCAGACTCCACGGTAAAGCTAAGCTTCTCCTTCCTTTTACAGTCTACATTAGCCTCTgcatatttttttcagttaagaaaaaatttttatataacacTCAATCTTAAAATCAggtaaaaatcatgtttttagaGCAATGGATTATTCTAGCTGTAATGTATGTGAATATGCTAGCCTGCCTTATCATGTGTAAAAAATCACTATTCATGGTGAGAAACAGTATAATCACGCCTTAAGACTCCACACACGAAATCGCATTTGCTATTATAATAGAGCCAGATTTTTTATTTAGCTATATTCACACAATTTGGACTATGAAAGGAAACAGCtagtatagccattttcaagGCCACCAGTTTCAGTACTTAGAATATATTTGTTAACCCCAGTATGAAAATATGTGATACATAATAATGTAAGCAAGACAAACCTATTTTCTCACAATATACATGTTTTTCCAGATAGGGGAATAAATTAGAACATACTTGAACATAGTTCTATCCAATCAAACTATTACTGAACAACTGCaaagtattaagaggtgggaaaaataaatttttttaaattactgaccACATATATAAATACTCCCAGGCACTGTGCAAGACCCAATGAAATCAAAAGTGAATCTAGATACAGCACCTACCCAGGGAACTGTATTTCCACAGAAATGCTATAAATTCTCAATTatcttgtttttcattctt
This DNA window, taken from Piliocolobus tephrosceles isolate RC106 unplaced genomic scaffold, ASM277652v3 unscaffolded_35320, whole genome shotgun sequence, encodes the following:
- the LOC113222805 gene encoding fibrinogen silencer-binding protein; this translates as MVGKARSSNFTLSEKLDLLKLVKPYVKILEEHTNKHSVIVEKNRCWDIIAVNYNAIGVDRPPRTAQGLRTLYKRLKEYAKQELLQQKDTQSDFKSNISEPTKKVMEMIPQISSFCLVRDRNHIQSANLDEEAQAGTSSLQVMLDHHPVAITVEVKQEEDIKPPPPLVLNSQQSDTLEQREEHELVHVMERSLSPSLSSVDMRMTSSPSSIPRRDDFFRHESGEHFRSLLGYDPQILQMLKEEHQIILENQKNFGLYVQEKRDGLKRRQQLEEELLRAKIEVEKLKAIRLRHDLPEYNSL